TCCCAAGTTGCTTGAAGTAGGAGTCGGGACGGCCACAATGTCCATATATTTTTCGCGATATTCATTTGAGGTGGTTGGATTAGATAATGACCCAAATGTAGTTCGTAACGCTATAAAGGTCAATAAGGATTTGGGAGGGTATGCTAAGTTTATCCTGATGGACGCCTTTGATCTGAACATGTTTAAAGGGGATTATTTCGATGTCGCCTTTTCTCAAGGGACTATGGAACATTTTAATGATGCAGAAATTATAGAAATGATCTCAAAGCAGCTTGAGGCTGCAAAATTTGTAATTTTTTCTGTCCCTTCAATATATTATCCGCACAAGGAGTTCGGAAATGAGCGGAAGATGAGCAAAGAGGATTGGGAGATGATCCTGAAGAAGGGTGATTTCAATATCATAGGCCTCGATTATTATAAAGATAGTCAGCATATTGTGTGCGTTATTGGATCATAATGGGGGGTGAAAGATTGAAAATAGGTGTAGACATGTTACCGCTCAAGACGGGTTCTTACACAAGAGGAATTGGTAAGTATACATTCAATTTATTTAGTGAAATAATTAGTATTGATACATATAATGACTATCATTTCTACAACGTTCCTGAAAAATTATGTGCTTATTTTAGAAGAGAGAATACAACAATTTTAGAGCGGGGTCCCACTGTGGATGATACTAAAATGCTAGACGTATTTATTATTACAAGTTTAATGGAATTGGGAATAAAGAACGTCTTAAGACCATCTAATTTATTTTGTAAAACAGCAATTATGTTTTATGATTTGATACCAGTTATATTTTTTGAAGAATATCTCGACTCGGTATTAGAAGAGTTTCGTATCGAATATATTAGGAGATTATCTTTTATAAAAGAATTCGACATGATCTATGCGATCTCAGAAACTACAAAAAGAGATTTAATGGATTTACTGGAGATTCCTGAGGAAAAAATACGAGTAATATATGCAGGTTTAGATAAGAATTATTTAATTAGTCAATCTAGTACTGAAAAAGTACTAGATATCAAACACAAATATCGGATCAAAGATAGATTCGTTATGTCAACCGTGGGCTTAGATTTTAGGAAAAATATTTCCGGCATCTTCAAAGCCTTTACAAAAATTCATTATGATTTAAGCTTAGTAGTTGTTTGTAAGCTAATGCCAGAAGAAGAAAGATCTTTAAGAGATATATGGTCCAATTTAGAATTGCCACCAAATAAACTCATTTTGACTAATTATGTCCCAGTAGACGATTTGATTACACTATATGATGCAGCAGAAGTATTTTTATTTCCTTCGTTATATGAAGGGTTTGGACTTCCCGTTCTCGAGGCTATGTCAAGAGGATGTCCTGTTATCACCTCGAATATATCATCAATTCCTGAGGTTTGTGAGAATGCAGCTATCTATGTCGATCCTTATAAACCAGATGAGATCGCCAAAGCAATCGAATTAATATTAAATAAAAATAAACTTAAAACTAAATTAATAGTATTGGGTTCAAAACAATCAACGAAATTTGCCTGGAGTCGCGTGGCTTTAGAAGTACTTGAAGGGTTCGAAGCACTCAGTTGTAAGCCGCTACATTGTAGAAAACATCCAAGATATAAATTGGCATATTTTACACCTCTAAACCCTCTTCGATCAGGAATATCTGATTATTCAGAAGATCTGCTTCCACGTTTGGGTAATTTTGTAGATATAGATATATTTGTAGATACAGATTATCTGCCAGATAATAAAAATATTAAACAATTATTTAATATATATCCTTTCAATAAATTCGATGAAATGAATAACGTCAGTCCATACGACTTATGTGTGTATCAAATTGGTAATTCAATATATCATAATTATATGTTGGATTATCTTAATAAATATCCCGGCATTTCCGTCCTTCACGATGTGACACTTTGTGGACTTATTTTGCCTGCATGTAGCAATAAAGGCGTTTTTGATAAAAATAAGTTTTTAGAATATGTATTTACTAGTTACGGATACAATAGATATTCTAAAATTAAAAACGATTTCGTAACAAACAATTCGTTAGATCCATACGAGAGGTATCCGCATGATCTCTCACTCAATTTTTCAAAGATTATATTAGATCGGAGTATTTTAACACTTGTCCATAATAGCTTCGCTAAAGATTTCCTAAGTTCTCAATCAAGTTTTTCTAAAGTCTGGAAGATCAATATGGGATTCCATCTCGACGATTATGATGACGAATTTCGAAAAAGCATCAAACTAAAATTTAATCTAATTGATAAAGTAATAATATCTGCATTCGGTAGAATTATTTTTACAAAAAGGATTCATGTATTATTATATGCAATATCAAGATTGATCAAAGATAAAAAAATATATGGCATCCATCTATATCTCGTGGGAGAACTATATGATAACGTTAAGAGTCAAATAGAAACTATAATTAATGATGAAAATCTTGGAGATTTTGTGACGATTACAGGATATGTAGATGAAGAAGAATTTAATAAATATTTAAAAATTACCGATATTTGTGTGAATCTGAGGTATCCATCGTCTGGTGAGACTTCGGCCACCTTGATAAAAACGCTTCGTTACGGTATCCCCGTAATAACCACGAATTACGCTCAATATAAGGAGTACCCCGATAACTGCTGTTGGAAGGTAGACTTGGGCGATTATGAAGTTGAACTGCTATCTGAGTATCTCCTAGAGCTGGTTACCAATGAGGAAGCTAGAAAAATAATGAGCAAAAATGCGTATGAGTATGCCCGGGAAAATAATTCGATGGACCGGGTTGTTGGCCAATATCTGAAGGCAATTGACTATGCAATAAAATATAAAAATATAATAGAGCGTTAGAAATTTATTATCTCCTAGCAATGTTGAATGGTGTATGCCCCGAAGAGTCATATCCAAAAGCTTCAAATTCCAAGATATGGATGAAATAATTGGCTTAAAATTGAGTCGAATGGTTTAAGAATTTGGTGAAACAATGTTGGAGAAGAGAGTCATGTTTGCCATTACGTTGTTGGCGATTTGTATATTTATGGGGGCCAGTGGCCAGATCTGCTGGAAGTACGGCATGTCGAATATGGATCGGATTAATGATGTCAATAGTCTTTTGCAGCCCGAGACCATCCAAAATATTCTCACTAACAAATATATATTACTGGGCTTGGTATTATATGCTTGCACTTTCTTCTTGTGGCTCAGTGCCATGTCAACTCTAGATGTCAGCTTTATGTATCCAATGTTGAGCTTGGCTTATATTTTAACTGCTTTGCTAGCCTTTTATTTCCTAGGCGAACAAATTAGTACACTGCGATGGTCTGGTATCATTCTGGTTGTTTTGGGATGCATATTGATCATGAAGAGTTGAGTTTCGATTTCAGTGCACGTAGGTGGCTGGGTAGGAGAAATTAAATGAATTTGGATTTATATGAAAGAATGTTTTCTTATGAGGAAGGTAATTGGTGGTACAAAGGCAGAAGAGAGCTTATAACCGACATGATCCGCAGAGTTCATCCAGCTTCTTCGAAGGCAGCTTTAAGAATATTGGACGTGGGATGTGGTACAGGATTGAACTCCAAATCTTTTGAGCGATTTGGCCATGTAAGCGGCCTTGACATGTCGGAGGAGGCCCTTAAATTCTGCAAATTAAGGGGCAGGACCGACCTCATTAGAGGATCTGCTGACAGCCTTCCCGTTAAGGATGGTACTATTGATATCGTATGCGCCCTTGACGTTCTTGAGCATATCGAAGATGATTTTTCTGCCATGCAGGAACTTAATCGGGTTTTGAAGCCGGGTGGATTCTTGGTTCTGACAGTTCCTGCTTTTATGTTCCTTTGGAGCAGCCATGACGAGGTTTTGCATCATAAGAGGAGATATACTAGGAAAAATCTGTTACAAAACCTGAAAATTTCTGGATTCACCATAAATAAAAGCACATATTGGAACTTCTTTCTCTTCCCGGCGGTGGCTTCTATAAGATTAATCAGGAAAAAAAAGTCCGCATCGGTGGTAAGAGACGATATTGCGGATCTCCATAATATTATAAATATATTTTTAATCATTATTTTAGCATTAGAGAATAAGCTCATTAGACTAGGTATTTCGTTCCCTGTTGGAGTGAGCATTTTTTGTATATGCAAAAAAGCGTGAACTAATTTAGGGAACTCTGTTTATCTGGGCATTTTGGCTTGATAGGGAAATCTATTTAAATGTTATGTGAAGGGCCTTTATATCGTGCATGCAGGTTATGTCCTTAATAGATAGGATGTGCGGAGGCCAGAAGGCCACGTGGAGTTCAGCTTGGACGCCGCTGTTATGTGTAATCTTGTCCTGCTTTATTGTATATGGATTAGTCTGTAAGTTTTTGATATCATTACGTATACAATTTAATAGCGATACTGTATCTCCTGGTATTATGAGTTTAGAGATATGGAGACATAATAATTATTTGCTGAGAGACTTTTACCTTCCTATCAACACTCCATATCTATTTTCAGATTTATTGCCATTTCATCTATTCCCGCAGATCATATTTGATTTCAACCCCCGGTGTCTTAATATTATGTGTTATGTCATATTCATACTAATAATAATTATATTTACATATATTATTTATAAGATAACATCTTCTTATGTCAATGCACTGTTTTTTGCTGCATTAATGTCTAACATGGCACCTTTATCTTTTGGGTACTACGTTCATCCAGTATCTCATAATGGTACAATTTTATTTATAGGATTGTTTATATTATTGTTTCTTAGAATCGATGAATCCTATGTTGAATTAAAAACTACTCCGGTTCTAATACCAGCCTTCATTCTGTTGAATGCTATCATATTTTCTGATTCCATCATTATTGCGTGGTTTGTAGTACCAATAACGATTTATTATATTCTAATGTATAAAAACAAAAATTCTACATTAAACATCATAATAATTTTAATGAATGTTTCAATTATTTTGTCGTATTATCTAAAGAAATATTTTATGTTACATTACATTTCGATGCCTGTTCAGATTAGAGATCTAAATACAATTCTATATGTAAATATACCTTTATACGTGGAAGGAATGGCACAACTATTAGGTTTGAGCACTGATTTCAATATATTAAATATAATAAATATTTTAGTCATTTTATATATAATTCTCCATTCCAGCAAATTTTTATTAATGAACTCGCAAAAACCACCTGTGTTTTTCATGAGTATATATCTCATTGTATCTTCCGCAATTGTTTTTTTCGCATATGTTAGTTCCACGCTCTGTGTTGATATATTCACTACAAGATACTTAATATTTACTCCAATATCTATTTTTCTGCTTATATCTTTAGCATATGATAAACTAGAATATCTGCATACAGTAGGATTATTAATACTAATAATGTTTTCAGCTTTAGCCAATTATGCTGCTCTGGAGACTAACTCAGATCCAAATATTCATAATTATGATCTAATAAATTATTTTAAAGAAAACAATTTGACTTACGGGTTAGGTGGATATTGGGATGCAAATATTATTTCTTATCTGTCCAGCGAATCAGTAATTATAAGGCCTGTAACAGCTCTCAACGGTGACATCGTCCCTTTTAGATGGGTCGCATCCGAACGCTGGTTTAAGAAGGAACCAGAAAATATAGATAGATATTTTATAATAGTAAAAGAAAACAAAACACTTTTATTAAATAATAATGACGTAGAGAAGTCATTTAGAAAATATAAGCCTCCATCTGAAACACATATGTTCGGAGGATATATAATATATGTTTTTAATAATCAAATTCCATATAAGGGATTTTTAGATAATAATTTAAATTATATTAATTATAAAGACTCGTTGCTAATTCAAGATGGTGTCGGTTCTTCAGTGGACATAAAACAGCTTAACTCAACGATATTTTATAGTAATAAAACTCTAAATAATCCCGGTTATTTGGTTTATGGTCCATATATCAGCTTGCCCCCCGGTAATTATACGATAGAATACATAGTCAAGGCAGAAAACATTTCTGATTCAGAAAAAAAGATAGCTACAATAGATATATTTAGTACATATATTAATGAAGATTCAAGAGTGGCAGTTGATGCAGAAAGGGATATTTATTTATATGACTTAAATAATAGTGATTTTCAATCTATTAACCTCGGATTTAGTATAGAGGACTACAATGAATTTCGCCTCATCGAATTTAGAGTATTTCAACATGGCATCGCAGATCTATATGTTCATAGTATTAATATAAATAAAACTTAAGGTAAAACAAAATCCATTTACAAAAAGCGTTTATAGCATAATATGAGTACAACCAAAATATGCGATGAAACCTCAGTCGGAATCCATATGAATTCGATAATCATACCCGCCTATAACGAGGAATCCCGAATTACGGCAGTCCTTCTTCACTTGTCTGAAGAATTTCCCGGACAAGAGATTATAGTAGTTTGCGATGGGGTAGATGGTACAAAGGATATTGTTGAGAACCTATCAATAAAGAATCCAAATATTCAAATCCTAAATTTTAAAGAAAAGCTTGGGAAAGGCGGAGCAATAATCGAGGGGTTTAGAGCTGCGAACGGCGAAAAAATCGGATTTATCGATGCGGACGAATCTGTAAATGCAGACGAATTTAAGCTTATGTTTGACTTTGATGCGGAAATCGACGGAGTAATTGCGTCGAGGAGGCTAAAAACTTCAAAAATATTAGTTAAACAACCGATTAAGAGGAGAATAGCAAGTAAATGCTTCAATATTTTTGTTAGAATTCTCTTTGGGCTGCCTTTCAAAGATACTCAGTGTGGAGCCAAGGTTTTCAAACGTGAGGCCATCTTAGATATAATAAACGATTTGGAAACCGGGGGGTTCGAGATAGATGTTGAGATTCTATGGAGGCTGAAAAATAATGGATATATAATAATAGAATATCCGATAACATGGAAGCACTCGGAAGGGTCAAAATTCAATTTAAATCAATCAACGAGCATGTTAACTTCTCTATTAAAAATGAGATTTAAATAAATGTATGTAAAATCTTATGAGCATAGGGTAGCTCATAAGATTTCGCACCATTAAGAATATTTTTTGTACCAATCGCCCGAAACCGGCAAATCACCACCAAGCCCATAGATAATTATCTTATCAGGAACAGCATCGTTGTTATAGTCCAAATACCACCCCTGATTAGAAGGCCTGAACACCCCGATAGTGTCTTTACCATTTCCGTTCCAATCGCCCACCACAGGCAAATCGCCGGAGATTCCATAGGTGATTATCTGGTCAGGAATGGCATCGTTGTTGTGATCCAGATACCACTGCTGATTGGACGGCCTGAAAACACCAATAGTGTCCTTACCATCTCCATTCCAATCGCCCGCAACTGCCTGATCACCATTAAGGCCGTAGGTAATTGTGGCGTCTGGAATCGCGTCATTGTTATAGTCCAGATACCACCACTGATTGGACGGCCTGAATACACCAATTGTGTCCTTACCATCTCCATTCCAATCGCCCGCAACTGCCTGATCACCAGTAAGTCCGTAGGTGATTACCTTGTCAGGAATAGCATCGTTGTTGTAGTCCAGATACCATCCACGATTGGACGGCCTGAAAACACCAATTGTGTCCTTACCATCTCCATTCCAATCGCCTGCAAGTGGCTTATCCCCATTGAGACCGTAGCTGATAATCGCGTCAGGAACAGCATCGTTGTTGTAATCCAGATACCATCCCTGATTAGAGGGTCTGAAGACCCCAATGGTGTCCTCCCCCTTCCTCCCAAAGTCAACGGCAGCGATGCCGATGGGCCCGGTGAAGGATAGGCCTGCGCCACCTGGAGACCCTTCTCCAGCCGCAGCTCCAAGTTCGAGGTCCTCAGGTGGCATTGGGTCGTCCGAATGATCATCCATGGTTCCTGGGTTCAGCTCCTCAGGGGTCACGTTGCTTTCTCCTCCGATATAGGCGTCGTTGTCGCTGCCAGACCAGTCCCAGGACGGCATAGATACGGATGCGTAACCTGACGAGGTTGCCCTGGCCAAAATAGATGCATCCTTAGAGATATCGAGGCTGCAGGAGGCAAGGACTTCGACGTCGTCGTTCGGCCCCAGAATTGGCCAGTAGGTTTCGGTATCGTAGCGCTTCGGATCGTAGATTATATCGTAGTTGAACTTCAGGCCGAAAAGGTTCGCCACCTGGTTTGCTACAGTGTTCGAAAGCTGACGTTCTCCTAAGACGAAAAGTCCGCCCCCTTCTCCTGAGGCGAGCCAGTCGATGTACCCGATCGCCATCCTCTCATTATCTTGCAGATAAATCGCATCATCTGAGGGCCAGCTACCGTCCCCAGAACCAATAACACGCCCGCGACCGACGAACTCTTTTATAGCGGCAAGCTCGGAGGTGCTGAAGGAGTTCGTGGGGTTAGAGATTATAACCACATCGTAGCAGTTCAGCATATTCGAGGTTACCGGGGTTTCCGTGGTGCTCTGGACGAAGTACCCATTGCCTGCGAGGATGTTTCCCCACTCGTCATAGCCACTGGAGAGCTGGAAGTCATACATCGGAACGTGTCCCTCGTAGAAGAGGACACTCGCCGCCCTACTGGGCTGGTGAGCGATCGTCTCGTCTTCAATGCGCACTTCATTCCATTTTATCCTGAACCAGCCGCTCTCTCCCCAACCAGTTCCCCAGGAGTTCTTGCATATCAAATACCAGCCATTTGTGGCATCATAGCCCCAGCCAACTATGACTACAAAATGTCCACCTTCGAAGGTGGCGCCTGTGGTCTTTTTGTATATTCCACCGCTATATCCCCAGAAGTCGCTGTATACTTCCATGTAAGTTGCGACCGGACCGCAGCACGTTATCTCCTCTTTCAACGCGTCGAGGGGGGCGTCATTGATAGTGCCTCCAGGGCCGTCACCGACCCAGCACCAGTCCGTGATGTAGTACCTCCTTGACTCTCGATCTGGGCAGCTGCCGCGGCACGGCGCGGTGTCGCTGGCCAGATAGGGGTAGCAACTCTCGTCGACCGTCCCCTCACATAACATCCAGTCGGAGGTGCTGCTCAAATACCAGCCGCTGCAATCGCCCGGAGAGCAGGAGAGGATCTCTTGTTCTGAGAGGTCGGGCTGGAGGTTGGGGTTGCCCGCAGCGATCTTCATTCGGGACTCCAAAGCGCCGCAGACGGCAAAGGCCCAGCAAGACCCGCATGGGTTCTGGTTTCTGATCGGGGTCGTCCAGTCAAAGCCTCCTGCATTTCTCCAATCGAAGGAATTCGGGAAGGTCCCTCCCGGCGATTCTAGGTCTACCTCCGATCTTGGTGTGGTCTCATTTTGTGCGGTCTCATTTCCGTCGGTCTCAGAAAGGCCTCCCAAGAGCCTCCGTCTATCTTCAGGCGGCAGCAAAAATATGGGGTTCAAACCGGCGGTCCAATTGGCACCACTCTCTTCAATCGATCTTTGAATATCCTCCACCTCTGCAATTCGCTCGGGATAGCTCTCGATCACCTTCTCCCTCTCCTCTGGGGAGAGGCTCAAGAGAAACTCCTCGATGGCAGCCCAGTCACCCCCGGCCGCCTCCACTGCCTCTCGCATTCCCGACATCTCCGAACCATCGGCAGCCGATCCGGCCGGCAAGAGAAACGCCGATAGCAGAAGCATGATCAATGCCGTCATTCCATTTCGATTCATCCTCATAACTAC
The sequence above is drawn from the Methanothrix harundinacea 6Ac genome and encodes:
- a CDS encoding glycosyltransferase, whose protein sequence is MKIGVDMLPLKTGSYTRGIGKYTFNLFSEIISIDTYNDYHFYNVPEKLCAYFRRENTTILERGPTVDDTKMLDVFIITSLMELGIKNVLRPSNLFCKTAIMFYDLIPVIFFEEYLDSVLEEFRIEYIRRLSFIKEFDMIYAISETTKRDLMDLLEIPEEKIRVIYAGLDKNYLISQSSTEKVLDIKHKYRIKDRFVMSTVGLDFRKNISGIFKAFTKIHYDLSLVVVCKLMPEEERSLRDIWSNLELPPNKLILTNYVPVDDLITLYDAAEVFLFPSLYEGFGLPVLEAMSRGCPVITSNISSIPEVCENAAIYVDPYKPDEIAKAIELILNKNKLKTKLIVLGSKQSTKFAWSRVALEVLEGFEALSCKPLHCRKHPRYKLAYFTPLNPLRSGISDYSEDLLPRLGNFVDIDIFVDTDYLPDNKNIKQLFNIYPFNKFDEMNNVSPYDLCVYQIGNSIYHNYMLDYLNKYPGISVLHDVTLCGLILPACSNKGVFDKNKFLEYVFTSYGYNRYSKIKNDFVTNNSLDPYERYPHDLSLNFSKIILDRSILTLVHNSFAKDFLSSQSSFSKVWKINMGFHLDDYDDEFRKSIKLKFNLIDKVIISAFGRIIFTKRIHVLLYAISRLIKDKKIYGIHLYLVGELYDNVKSQIETIINDENLGDFVTITGYVDEEEFNKYLKITDICVNLRYPSSGETSATLIKTLRYGIPVITTNYAQYKEYPDNCCWKVDLGDYEVELLSEYLLELVTNEEARKIMSKNAYEYARENNSMDRVVGQYLKAIDYAIKYKNIIER
- a CDS encoding EamA family transporter, yielding MFAITLLAICIFMGASGQICWKYGMSNMDRINDVNSLLQPETIQNILTNKYILLGLVLYACTFFLWLSAMSTLDVSFMYPMLSLAYILTALLAFYFLGEQISTLRWSGIILVVLGCILIMKS
- a CDS encoding class I SAM-dependent methyltransferase gives rise to the protein MNLDLYERMFSYEEGNWWYKGRRELITDMIRRVHPASSKAALRILDVGCGTGLNSKSFERFGHVSGLDMSEEALKFCKLRGRTDLIRGSADSLPVKDGTIDIVCALDVLEHIEDDFSAMQELNRVLKPGGFLVLTVPAFMFLWSSHDEVLHHKRRYTRKNLLQNLKISGFTINKSTYWNFFLFPAVASIRLIRKKKSASVVRDDIADLHNIINIFLIIILALENKLIRLGISFPVGVSIFCICKKA
- a CDS encoding dolichyl-phosphate beta-glucosyltransferase — encoded protein: MSTTKICDETSVGIHMNSIIIPAYNEESRITAVLLHLSEEFPGQEIIVVCDGVDGTKDIVENLSIKNPNIQILNFKEKLGKGGAIIEGFRAANGEKIGFIDADESVNADEFKLMFDFDAEIDGVIASRRLKTSKILVKQPIKRRIASKCFNIFVRILFGLPFKDTQCGAKVFKREAILDIINDLETGGFEIDVEILWRLKNNGYIIIEYPITWKHSEGSKFNLNQSTSMLTSLLKMRFK
- a CDS encoding C1 family peptidase; this encodes MREAVEAAGGDWAAIEEFLLSLSPEEREKVIESYPERIAEVEDIQRSIEESGANWTAGLNPIFLLPPEDRRRLLGGLSETDGNETAQNETTPRSEVDLESPGGTFPNSFDWRNAGGFDWTTPIRNQNPCGSCWAFAVCGALESRMKIAAGNPNLQPDLSEQEILSCSPGDCSGWYLSSTSDWMLCEGTVDESCYPYLASDTAPCRGSCPDRESRRYYITDWCWVGDGPGGTINDAPLDALKEEITCCGPVATYMEVYSDFWGYSGGIYKKTTGATFEGGHFVVIVGWGYDATNGWYLICKNSWGTGWGESGWFRIKWNEVRIEDETIAHQPSRAASVLFYEGHVPMYDFQLSSGYDEWGNILAGNGYFVQSTTETPVTSNMLNCYDVVIISNPTNSFSTSELAAIKEFVGRGRVIGSGDGSWPSDDAIYLQDNERMAIGYIDWLASGEGGGLFVLGERQLSNTVANQVANLFGLKFNYDIIYDPKRYDTETYWPILGPNDDVEVLASCSLDISKDASILARATSSGYASVSMPSWDWSGSDNDAYIGGESNVTPEELNPGTMDDHSDDPMPPEDLELGAAAGEGSPGGAGLSFTGPIGIAAVDFGRKGEDTIGVFRPSNQGWYLDYNNDAVPDAIISYGLNGDKPLAGDWNGDGKDTIGVFRPSNRGWYLDYNNDAIPDKVITYGLTGDQAVAGDWNGDGKDTIGVFRPSNQWWYLDYNNDAIPDATITYGLNGDQAVAGDWNGDGKDTIGVFRPSNQQWYLDHNNDAIPDQIITYGISGDLPVVGDWNGNGKDTIGVFRPSNQGWYLDYNNDAVPDKIIIYGLGGDLPVSGDWYKKYS